One Vigna unguiculata cultivar IT97K-499-35 chromosome 11, ASM411807v1, whole genome shotgun sequence DNA window includes the following coding sequences:
- the LOC114169906 gene encoding protein THYLAKOID FORMATION1, chloroplastic-like isoform X2, with amino-acid sequence MATVTSSFHFSTLTQSSQRNFTLSSNSPTFRFRVRFSCHYLGVRASSYASKMVVRCSSSSVTDPPTVSETKLNFLKEYKRPIPSIYNTVLQELIVQQHLMRYKRSYRYDAVFALGFVTVYEQLMEGYPSDEDRDAIFQAYIKALKEDPEQYRVDAKKLEEWARAQNPTSLVEFSSREGEVEGILKDIAERAGGKGDFSYSRFFAIGLFRLLELANAMEPTILEKLCAVLNVNKRSVDRDLDVYRNLLSKLVQAKELLKEYVDREKKKREERAEPQKTNEAITQQQFSSL; translated from the exons ATGGCCACTGTTACTTCTTCCTTCCATTTCTCTACTCTCACTCAATCTTCTCAGAGGAACTTCACCCTCTCTTCCAATTCACCAACCTTTCGCTTCCGCGTTCGTTTCTcatgccactatcttggagttCGAGCTTCCAGTTATGCTTCCAAAATGGTTGTTCGCTGCTCCTCTTCCTCTGTCACAG ACCCTCCAACTGTTTCTGAGACAAAGTTAAATTTTCTCAAGGAATATAAGCGACCAATTCCTAGTATCTACAACACGGTGCTGCAAGAGCTCATTGTTCAGCAACATTTAATGAGATACAAGAGATCATATCGCTATGACGCTGTATTTGCCCTTGGCTTTGTCACTGTATATGAGCAACTCATGGAAGGCTATCCAAGTGATGAGGACCGAGATGCCATCTTCCAAGCATACATTAAGGCACTGAAAGAAGATCCTGAACAATACAG AGTTGATGCAAAGAAATTGGAAGAATGGGCTAGAGCTCAAAACCCAACCTCACTAGTTGAGTTCTCATCCAGAGAAGGAGAAGTTGAGGGAATATTAAAGGATATTGCAGAAAGAGCAGGAGGAAAGGGGGATTTCAGTTACAGTCGTTTCTTTGCAATAGGCCTATTTCGCCTTCTTGAGTTAGCAAATGCTATGGAACCAACAATTTTGGAAAAG CTTTGTGCGGTTTTGAATGTCAACAAAAGAAGTGTGGATCGGGACTTGGATGTGTATCGGAACTTGCTTTCTAAGTTGGTTCAAGCTAAAGAGTTGCTAAAGGAATATGTTGACAG ggagaagaagaaaagagaagaaagggCTGAACCACAAAAGACTAATGAGGCCATTACACAACAACAATTTTCTAGCCTTTAG
- the LOC114169906 gene encoding protein THYLAKOID FORMATION1, chloroplastic-like isoform X1, with translation MATVTSSFHFSTLTQSSQRNFTLSSNSPTFRFRVRFSCHYLGVRASSYASKMVVRCSSSSVTDPPTVSETKLNFLKEYKRPIPSIYNTVLQELIVQQHLMRYKRSYRYDAVFALGFVTVYEQLMEGYPSDEDRDAIFQAYIKALKEDPEQYRVDAKKLEEWARAQNPTSLVEFSSREGEVEGILKDIAERAGGKGDFSYSRFFAIGLFRLLELANAMEPTILEKLCAVLNVNKRSVDRDLDVYGNLLSKLVLNVNKRSVDRDLDVYVCVRVPMCVCVCPCTYVCVCTDKTNNFSIGDDMIMEYLRMHIILCL, from the exons ATGGCCACTGTTACTTCTTCCTTCCATTTCTCTACTCTCACTCAATCTTCTCAGAGGAACTTCACCCTCTCTTCCAATTCACCAACCTTTCGCTTCCGCGTTCGTTTCTcatgccactatcttggagttCGAGCTTCCAGTTATGCTTCCAAAATGGTTGTTCGCTGCTCCTCTTCCTCTGTCACAG ACCCTCCAACTGTTTCTGAGACAAAGTTAAATTTTCTCAAGGAATATAAGCGACCAATTCCTAGTATCTACAACACGGTGCTGCAAGAGCTCATTGTTCAGCAACATTTAATGAGATACAAGAGATCATATCGCTATGACGCTGTATTTGCCCTTGGCTTTGTCACTGTATATGAGCAACTCATGGAAGGCTATCCAAGTGATGAGGACCGAGATGCCATCTTCCAAGCATACATTAAGGCACTGAAAGAAGATCCTGAACAATACAG AGTTGATGCAAAGAAATTGGAAGAATGGGCTAGAGCTCAAAACCCAACCTCACTAGTTGAGTTCTCATCCAGAGAAGGAGAAGTTGAGGGAATATTAAAGGATATTGCAGAAAGAGCAGGAGGAAAGGGGGATTTCAGTTACAGTCGTTTCTTTGCAATAGGCCTATTTCGCCTTCTTGAGTTAGCAAATGCTATGGAACCAACAATTTTGGAAAAG CTTTGTGCGGTTTTGAATGTCAACAAAAGAAGTGTGGATCGGGACTTGGATGTGTATGGGAACTTGCTTTCTAAGTTGGTTTTGAATGTCAACAAAAGAAGTGTGGATCGGGACTTGgatgtgtatgtgtgtgtccGTGTAcctatgtgtgtgtgtgtatgtccGTGTACCTATGTATGTGTGTGCACAGATAAAACTAACAATTTCAGCATAGGAGATGATATGATAATGGAATACTTGAGGATGCATATAATACTATGCTTATGA
- the LOC114170082 gene encoding diacylglycerol kinase 5-like has translation MASHQAMASSSFIRNFIIPDHILVPGSPVQNEGHEPDCPVLVFVNSKSGGQLGGDLLQTYRNLLNPKQVFDLGEQAPDKVLRTVYANLESLNLQGDQFAKTIMKKLKLIVAGGDGTAGWLLGVVCDLKLSHPPPIATVPLGTGNNLPFAFGWGKKNPTTDQASVESFLNQVMKAKEIKIDNWHILMRMRAPKEGSCDPIPPLELPHSLHAFHRVSEADELNMEGCHTFRGGFWNYFSLGMDAQVSYAFHSERKKNPEKFKNQLINQTTYAKLGCSQGWFLTPLMHPADRNIAQLAKVKFMKRHGEWQDLNIPPSIRSIVCLNLPSFSGGLNPWGTPNRRKQSDRDLTPPFVDDGLLEIVGFRNAWHGLVLYAPKGHGTRLAQAHRIRFEFRKGAADHTFMRIDGEPWKQPLPVDDDTVVVEISHLGQVNMLSTGNCKSKSMYDPLSPRPEVEEDDSDEEASPSEEFRKFGAADTFKIPDDIDPSRLS, from the exons ATGGCATCACACCAGGCAATGGCTTCTTCTTCCTTCATCAGAAACTTCATAATTCCCGACCACATTCTCGTACCGGGCTCTCCCGTTCAAAATGAGGGCCACGAGCCTGATTGTCCCGTCCTCGTTTTTGTCAACTCCAAGAGTGGCGGTCAACTCGGAGGAGATCTCCTCCAAACCTATCGCAATTTACTTAATCCAAAACAG GTTTTTGATTTGGGGGAGCAGGCACCTGATAAGGTTCTCAGAACGGTGTATGCTAATTTGGAAAGCCTTAATCTACAGGGTGATCAGTTTGCTAAAACGATCatgaagaaattgaagttaATT GTTGCAGGGGGTGATGGGACAGCCGGCTGGCTTCTTGGAGTTGTTTGTGATCTCAAATTATCTCACCCTCCACCTATTGCCACAGTGCCATTGGGCACAGGGAATAATCTGCCTTTTGCGTTTGGTTGG GGGAAGAAGAACCCGACAACAGATCAAGCATCAGTTGAGTCCTTTTTAAATCAAGTGATGAAGGCAAAGGAAATAAAGATAGACAA CTGGCACATTCTCATGAGAATGAGAGCTCCTAAAGAAGGTTCCTGTGATCCAATTCCACCGCTTGAGCTACCACATTCTTTGCATGCCTTCCATCGTGTGTCTGAAGCAGATGAACTTAATATG GAAGGTTGCCACACATTTCGTGGGGGATTTTGGAATTACTTCAGTCTGG GAATGGATGCTCAAGTGTCTTATGCATTTCATTCAGAACGAAAGAAGAatcctgaaaaattcaaaaaccaGTTGATTAATCAG ACTACTTATGCTAAGCTTGGATGCTCACAAGGATGGTTTCTTACTCCTCTTATGCACCCTGCTGATAG GAACATAGCACAACTAGCTAAAGTAAAATTCATGAAAAGGCATGGTGAATGGCAAGACCTAAACATACCTCCAAG TATCCGGTCAATTGTATGTCTTAACTTGCCCAGCTTTTCTGGTGGACTGAATCCATGGGGTACACCTAACAGGAGGAAGCAGAGTGAC AGAGATTTGACACCACCATTTGTTGATGATGGCCTCCTAGAAATTGTGGGTTTTAGAAATGCGTGGCATGGGCTTGTTTTGTATGCTCCAAAAGGACATGGAACGCGTCTTGCTCAG GCACACAGAATCCGTTTTGAGTTTCGGAAAGGTGCTGCGGATCATACATTCATGAGGATTGATGGGGAGCCTTGGAAGCAACCCCTTCCGGTGGATGATGATACAGTTGTGGTTGAGATTTCTCACCTTGGGCAGGTTAACATGCTATCCACGGGTAATTGCAAGTCTAAAAGTATGTATGATCCTTTATCACCACGCCCAGAAGTTGAGGAAGATGACAGTGATGAAGAAGCCTCTCCATCAGAGGAATTTCGGAAATTTGGTGCAGCTGATACATTTAAAATCCCAGATGATATTGACCCTTCTCGTCTTAGTTAG
- the LOC114168642 gene encoding transcription factor MYB41-like produces MGRAPCCDKNGLKKGPWTPEEDLKLINYIQNHGPGNWRSLPKTAGLQRCGKSCRLRWTNYLRPDIKRGRFSLEEEDTIIQLHSIMGNKWSSIAARLPGRTDNEIKNYWNTHIRKRLLRMGIDPVTHAPRLDLLDMSSILRSVLNPSLNMQGFLGGAQVLMNQGLLNLAATLSLIENQNLASHNYVQNQVAQPLDITQLQSVAMENFSCSNSPSGDENLVLQQNQVDLLGNYNHVLVHSLKNEEQKKGYDSAMPTPESSSNQLNSSSNYLRSGTEEEKNDFCNSDLFEFDIPEGLDIADIFCTVPQC; encoded by the exons ATGGGAAGAGCACCTTGCTGTGACAAGAATGGACTCAAGAAGGGTCCATGGACACCAGAAGAAGACCTTAAACTCATCAACTACATTCAGAATCATGGACCAGGCAATTGGAGATCCCTACCTAAAACTGCTG GTCTACAAAGGTGTGGCAAGAGTTGCCGCCTTCGATGGACAAATTACCTTAGACCTGATATTAAGAGAGGAAGATTCTCCTTAGAGGAAGAAGATACGATTATTCAGTTGCACAGTATCATGGGAAACAA ATGGTCATCTATAGCAGCTAGGTTGCCAGGAAGAACAGACAACGAAATAAAGAACTATTGGAACACACACATAAGAAAGAGGCTTCTTCGTATGGGAATTGATCCAGTTACACATGCCCCACGCCTTGACCTACTTGACATGTCCTCTATTTTAAGGTCAGTGTTGAACCCCTCCCTTAACATGCAAGGCTTCTTAGGAGGAGCTCAAGTTTTGATGAACCAAGGGTTGTTAAACCTTGCTGCTACACTCTCTCTTATAGAGAATCAAAATTTGGCTTCACACAATTATGTACAAAACCAAGTTGCTCAACCACTGGACATAACTCAGCTTCAAAGTGTGGCCATGGAAAACTTTAGCTGCTCAAATTCTCCTTCGGGTGATGAGAACCTTGTTTTGCAACAAAACCAAGTTGATTTGTTAGGTAATTATAACCATGTTTTGGTGCATTCCCTGAAAAATGAAGAGCAGAAGAAGGGGTATGACTCGGCTATGCCTACGCCCGAGTCAAGTTCAAACCAGTTGAATTCATCATCCAACTATTTGAGAAGTGGCACGGAGGAAGAGAAGAACGATTTTTGTAACAGTGACTTGTTCGAATTCGATATTCCAGAGGGTTTAGACATTGCTGATATCTTTTGTACTGTACCACAGTGTTAA